A single window of Plasmodium reichenowi strain SY57 chromosome 14, whole genome shotgun sequence DNA harbors:
- a CDS encoding ATP-dependent RNA helicase DBP5 — METQEAPNMESKEEKQNGDADIIVTNKDEQSSKKKEENSNDDNKPGDDKEPADDNKPNDKKQPADDNKSSDKKQPDDDNKSSDKKQPDDDNKSSDKKQPADDNKSSDKKQPADDNKDNAGSDNVMNMFLNYLQKNKDDPAILQTMMSMMSGQNKNNLSASDLLSFTNSLNKKGEEKSEKNKEENKKENEMPSEDLKNPSELITKEEKNEDNICTSDKQNVHNNIITKSESDTKQNNDSSSNNNNYSVSEKVSGEENTNNNNNEEEVVKKKHSVLVEDNDDYEIEETVEPKEPVEEEAISIIENININNKEKEKKGNDLFSPTISSIEKNNNNDNNKESSDFKLYHSKNTWEELKIDNELIQILTYLKFLGPSKIQAYALPIILSSNKNLIAQSQNGSGKTLTFVIAMLCKINRKLSSLQAVCICPTRELSQQNYDVVCNFTKYLNVKVFLAVPLCERYNKSGGYQIYVGTPGKTLDFLKRKFIDTKNIKLFVLDEADDLIDIKNNMSSQVETIKRFLPRSCQILLFSATYNDTVRNFADQFAPRATKISVRQEDLTLKCVKQYYLITENDEQKYYYLSELYCSMTISQCVIFVNSKKSAYNLYNFMTENSHNVTLICADSIISRFTKNQVQKANVLGMDPKTRDTLMADFKKGISKVLICTDLLSRGIDVPSISLVINFDLPYIYQGRIGDTVNNTSNQRVNMETYIHRIGRTGRFGTKGMAINFISKNQMSHIKQIEEYYKCSIADLEFDSELMITSLTKLKN, encoded by the coding sequence atgGAAACACAAGAGGCACCAAATATGGAGTCtaaagaagaaaaacaaaatggaGATGCAGATATAATAGTTACAAATAAAGATGAACAAAGTTCAAAGAAGAAGGAAGAAAATAgtaatgatgataataaacCTGGGGATGACAAAGAACCTGCTGATGATAATAAACCCAATGATAAGAAGCAGCCTGCTGATGATAACAAATCTAGTGATAAGAAGCAGCCTGATGATGATAACAAATCTAGTGATAAGAAGCAGCCTGATGATGATAACAAATCTAGTGATAAGAAGCAGCCTGCTGATGATAACAAATCTAGTGATAAGAAACAACCTGCtgatgataataaagataatgCAGGTAGTGATAATGTTATGAATATGTTTTTGAATTATCTAcagaaaaataaagatgaCCCAGCTATCCTTCAAACAATGATGTCCATGATGAGCGgacaaaataaaaataatttgtCAGCTTCTGATCTTTTGTCGTTTACAAATAGcttaaataaaaaaggtGAAGAGAAGagtgaaaaaaataaagaagagaataaaaaggaaaatgaAATGCCAAGTGAAGATCTTAAAAATCCAAGTGAACTAATAACAAAAGAAGagaaaaatgaagataatatatgtacatcggataaacaaaatgttcataataatataataacaaaaagTGAAAGTGATACTAAGcaaaataatgatagtagtagtaataataataattatagtGTAAGTGAAAAAGTTTCTGGTGAAGAGAAcactaataataataataatgaagaagaagttgttaaaaaaaagcaCAGTGTACTTGTAGAAgataatgatgattatGAAATTGAAGAAACTGTAGAACCCAAAGAACCAGTAGAAGAAGAAGCAATATCAATaattgaaaatataaatattaataataaagaaaaagaaaaaaaaggaaacGATTTATTTAGCCCTACTATTAGTTcaattgaaaaaaataataataatgataacaaTAAAGAAAGTAGTgattttaaattatatcattctaaaaatacatgggaagaattaaaaattgataatgaattaatacaaatattaacatatttaaaatttttagGACCATCCAAAATACAAGCTTATGCATTGCCTATAATTTTAAGTAGTAATAAGAATTTAATAGCACAATCACAAAATGGATCTGGAAAAACCTTAACTTTTGTGATTGCTATGTTATGTAAAATTAATAGAAAGCTTTCATCTTTACAAGCTGTTTGTATATGTCCTACAAGAGAATTATCACAACAGAATTATGATGTAGTTTGTAACTTTACcaaatatttaaatgttAAAGTATTTTTAGCTGTACCATTATGTgaaagatataataaatcaGGTGGATATCAAATATATGTAGGTACTCCTGGAAAAACCTTAGATTTTTTAAAACGAAAATTTATTGacacaaaaaatataaaattatttgttttagATGAAGCAGATGATTTAattgatataaaaaataatatgtcTTCACAAGTAGAAACAATTAAAAGATTTTTACCTCGATCTTGtcaaatattattattttcagCAACATATAATGATACTGTACGAAATTTTGCAGATCAATTTGCTCCCAGAGCAACAAAGATAAGTGTAAGACAAGAAGATTTGACATTAAAATGTGTAAAACAATATTATCTAATAACCGAAAATGatgaacaaaaatattattatttatcgGAATTATATTGTTCCATGACAATATCACAATGTgttatatttgtaaattcaaaaaagtcagcatataatttatataattttatgaCAGAAAATAGTCATAATGTAACATTAATATGTGCTGATAGTATAATAAGTCGTTTTACAAAAAACCAAGTACAAAAAGCTAATGTTCTAGGAATGGATCCTAAAACCAGAGATACCTTAATGGCTgattttaaaaaaggaatatcAAAAGTATTAATTTGTACAGATTTGTTATCTCGTGGTATTGATGTACCATCCATAAGTTTAGTTATTAATTTTGATTTgccatatatatatcaagGAAGAATAGGTGATACTGTAAATAATACATCTAATCAACGTGTTAATATGGaaacatatatacacaGAATAGGTAGAACAGGTAGATTCGGAACTAAGGGTATGGcaattaattttattagTAAAAATCAAATGTCTCATATTAAACAAATAGaggaatattataaatgttCTATAGCTGATCTAGAATTCGATTCAGAATTAATGATAACATCCTTGACCaaattgaaaaattaa
- a CDS encoding GTP-binding protein, putative produces MFNILYKNIIHKNKKLVNIKLLHKKTNFIPFTTNVYNHLNVEEDYFYVNPLRKLNCIGCGEFLQTTNEKKSGYVPYSVYEKYTNGRLKFYTKVKGEEVNTIPDGVKVDVNNFLNYKIKTRIILCKRCYRLQHYKSTDLNCEVDTHRVENIIKCRKLLQEEIKQKVQKNKYINIEKSQNNNNNNNNINKDKENLHTYAGISPNILKTEDMNERGNEKNINIIDRLFYKNIALSNMLYIVKKMIKLYDKSRKMEISKTNMMQNKNNIINGNNINNDNNINVNNDNNINVNNDNNINVNNDNNINVNNDNNINVNNDNNINVNNDNNINVNNDNNINVNNDKNNFINNNNFINNNNNVLVKEKTDEGNLEDVTDTCAKNNVNIESHNKDIDNEYLYQDNSYNIDKRCINIYEKKDVMKKRNDKKRLDVEKMELSTSKYIEGDRNHIMNNLIKKMKRKSLVLYIIDITNIENTILPELYIACKNKDLNIIWLVNKVDCLPKSTNLDMIKIWFRNLVRQIKNSHINDLIFISALKFYNYDMLEERMKYYVDIDKGTDIYIVGCVNVGKSTFVNSFLKYINYKHIGDIYNKRKKGGVTTSNIPYTTLNYNVFKLKKNINIIDTIGIPTKYQYSSILYKDIDLNGICINKKIQPFTYKLKEDSSIIIGSMCYINFIYGTFSLLTFYLSNKVTVHMCRTEKVESFLEKKKCSFLYPPHINSDFDLLKPFVKHTIKIYGKDFESVDDIVISDLGWFSITGSGTKIFEIYVPKNIKIYRRPSMITDAIKHTQVDVFKFKSYRGRTTKILKKKKKLIQQLDKLYPHRRELIKKETLQKEQEQITNLENFNDTGTSIISKQEDIQNILHHL; encoded by the coding sequence ATGTTCAACATactatataaaaacattatacataaaaataaaaaactCGTTAACATAAAACTTCtacataaaaaaacaaatttcATTCCGTTCACTACAAATGTGTACAATCATTTAAATGTAGAAGAagattatttttatgtaaatCCATTGAGAAAGCTTAATTGTATTGGATGTGGAGAATTTCTACAAACaacaaatgaaaagaaaagtgGATATGTTCCTTATTCAgtttatgaaaaatatacaaatggaagattaaaattttatacCAAGGTTAAAGGAGAAGAAGTTAATACTATTCCTGATGGTGTTAAGGTTGatgttaataattttttaaattataaaataaaaacaagaattattttatgtaaGAGATGTTATAGATTGCAACATTATAAAAGTACTGATCTTAATTGTGAAGTAGATACACATAGGgtagaaaatattattaaatgtaGAAAATTGTTACAAGAGGAAATTAAACAAAAggtacaaaaaaataaatatattaatatagaaaaaagtcagaataataataataataataataatataaataaggaCAAGGAAAATTTACACACTTATGCTGGTATTTCTCctaatattttaaaaacagaagatatgaatgaaaggggaaatgaaaaaaatattaatattattgacagattattttataaaaatatagcTTTATCTAATATGTTATACATTGTAAAAAAGatgataaaattatatgataaaagTAGGAAGATGGAAATAAGTAAAACTAATATGATgcaaaataaaaacaacattattaatggtaataatataaataatgataacaatattaatgtaaataatgataacaatattaacgtaaataatgataacaatattaatgtaaataatgataacaatattaatgtaaataatgataacaatattaatgtaaataatgacaacaatattaatgtaaataatgataacaatattaatgtaaataatgataacaatattaatgtaaataatgataagaataattttattaataacaataattttattaataacaataataatgtccttgttaaagaaaaaacagACGAAGGTAACCTTGAAGACGTTACAGATACATGTGCTAAAAACAATGTAAATATTGAAAGTCATAACAAAGATATAGATAACGAATATCTTTATCAAGATAACTCGtataatatagataaacGATGCATTAACATATacgaaaaaaaagatgTGATGAAAAAACGAAATGATAAGAAAAGACTAGATGTTGAAAAAATGGAATTAAGCACATCTAAATATATCGAAGGAGATCGTAATCACattatgaataatttaattaaaaaaatgaaacgTAAATCCttagtattatatataatagatataacaaatattgaaaatacTATATTACcagaattatatatagcatgtaaaaataaagatttAAATATCATATGGTTAGTAAACAAAGTAGACTGTTTACCTAAATCAACAAATTTAgatatgataaaaatatggtTTCGTAATTTAGTTCGgcaaataaaaaattctcatataaatgatttaatatttatatcagCCTTAAAATTTTACAATTATGATATGTTAGAAGAAAGaatgaaatattatgttGACATAGATAAAGGTACtgacatatatatagtaGGTTGTGTTAATGTAGGTAAGTCAACTTTTGTTAATTCGTTTTTAAAgtatattaattataaacatataggtgatatatataataaaagaaaaaagggAGGTGTTACTACATCAAATATACCTTATACTACGttaaattataatgtttttaaattgaaaaaaaatataaatataatagatACAATTGGTATACCTACTAAATACCAATATTCttctattttatataagGATATAGATTTAAATggtatatgtataaataaaaaaatacaaccatttacatataaattgAAAGAAGATTCCTCTATCATAATAGGTTCTATgtgttatataaattttatatatggtaccttttctttattaacGTTTTATTTATCAAATAAAGTAACTGTACATATGTGTAGAACTGAAAAAGTCGAATCATTtcttgaaaaaaaaaaatgctCCTTCTTATATCCTCCACATATTAACTCAgattttgatttattaaaacCATTTGTTAAACATactataaaaatatatggaaAGGATTTTGAAAGCGTGGATGATATAGTCATATCTGATTTAGGTTGGTTTTCTATAACAGGAAGTGGTACAAAAATTTTCGAAATATATGTTCctaaaaatattaaaatatatagaagaCCTTCAATGATAACAGACGCTATAAAACATACACAAGTTGATGtctttaaatttaaatcTTATAGAGGCAGAACAACaaaaattttgaaaaaaaaaaaaaagttaatACAACAGCTAGATAAATTATATCCTCACAGAAGAGAACTTatcaaaaaagaaacaCTACAAAAGGAGCAAGAGCAGATAACAAATTTGGAAAATTTTAATGATACAGGAACTTCTATAATATCAAAACAAGAagatatacaaaatatacTTCATCATTTGTAA